A stretch of Spirosoma oryzicola DNA encodes these proteins:
- a CDS encoding formylglycine-generating enzyme family protein, which yields MRVYFFRKSILALGVVWGTLACNASQSDDQLSKDGARDANAVRQTVPGKPGEKRDGMVWLQGGTYEMGSDEFADARPVHPVSVKGFWMDEHEVTNAQFAQFVKATGYKTVAERPLDAADYPDVPADQLVPGSAVFIQPASAVSLNNPLQWWKYVPGASWQHPTGPQSTINGHDNEPVVHVSFDDAIAYAKWAGKRLPTEAEWEFAARGGANNQTYYWGNELKPKGRWVANIHQGHFPEKNTQEDGFAGIASVKSFPANAYGLYDMEGNVWEWCQDLYRPDYYNQSPKSDPQGPDDSYDPDEPGAVKRVQRGGSFLCSDQYCIRYKAGSRGKGEVSSGSNNLGFRCVR from the coding sequence ATGCGCGTTTATTTTTTTCGAAAATCTATCTTGGCCCTGGGTGTCGTTTGGGGAACACTGGCCTGTAACGCATCCCAGTCGGATGATCAGTTGTCAAAAGATGGTGCACGTGATGCCAACGCTGTTCGACAGACGGTTCCGGGAAAGCCGGGCGAAAAGCGCGATGGGATGGTCTGGCTACAAGGGGGGACCTACGAAATGGGTTCCGACGAATTTGCCGATGCCCGACCCGTTCATCCGGTTTCGGTAAAAGGGTTCTGGATGGACGAACACGAGGTGACGAACGCGCAATTTGCCCAGTTTGTCAAGGCGACCGGTTATAAAACCGTAGCCGAACGACCGCTCGATGCCGCCGATTACCCCGACGTTCCAGCCGATCAACTCGTTCCCGGTTCTGCGGTGTTTATACAACCTGCGTCGGCGGTTTCTTTGAACAATCCGCTGCAATGGTGGAAATACGTTCCGGGGGCCAGTTGGCAGCATCCTACCGGACCGCAGAGTACGATTAACGGTCACGACAATGAGCCGGTCGTTCATGTGAGCTTTGATGATGCCATCGCTTACGCGAAGTGGGCTGGTAAACGTTTGCCGACCGAAGCCGAGTGGGAATTTGCCGCGCGGGGTGGGGCTAACAACCAGACGTACTATTGGGGTAACGAACTAAAACCTAAAGGCCGCTGGGTAGCGAATATTCATCAGGGCCATTTTCCCGAAAAAAATACGCAGGAGGACGGGTTTGCCGGTATTGCGTCGGTGAAATCGTTTCCGGCCAATGCCTACGGTTTGTACGATATGGAAGGCAACGTTTGGGAGTGGTGTCAGGATTTGTACCGACCCGACTATTACAATCAATCGCCCAAAAGTGATCCGCAGGGACCCGATGATAGTTATGACCCCGATGAACCGGGAGCGGTTAAGCGTGTCCAGCGGGGCGGCTCTTTCCTGTGCAGTGATCAGTATTGTATTCGGTATAAAGCGGGTAGTCGGGGAAAAGGCGAAGTAAGCAGCGGCAGTAATAACCTCGGTTTCCGCTGCGTGCGCTAA
- a CDS encoding nucleoside hydrolase produces MPKLLLMDHDGGIDDLLSLLLVLTMPDVELLGVTVTPADCYIEPALESTYKLLQLTSHEHIPLGRGDYAGINAFPSEWRARPDIINALPMLINLPKAPDPYAYPAAPDLLIDRLTQASDKVTILLTGPCSNLVLALEKAPELADKIEQIVWMAGAFTVSGNVQTYQHDGSAEWNVFWDPVSTRKLVEWQLPLTFIPLDVTNHVPVTKAFLSKLATQIDYPLSNLAGQFWALTLDTIPGYYYTYFMWDILATSYLAMPEQFKTQSVRMNVCTRPPNAGQTYLDGAGYAATIVTDVNVENFYEYLLGQFKR; encoded by the coding sequence ATGCCCAAACTTCTTTTGATGGATCACGACGGTGGCATTGATGACTTGCTGTCGCTGCTGCTCGTGCTGACCATGCCCGATGTCGAATTGCTGGGCGTGACCGTAACACCTGCCGATTGTTACATTGAGCCCGCGCTTGAATCGACCTACAAACTGCTTCAACTGACGAGTCACGAACACATTCCGCTGGGGCGGGGCGACTACGCGGGTATCAACGCATTTCCGAGCGAATGGCGGGCGCGTCCGGACATTATCAATGCTCTGCCGATGCTCATCAACCTGCCGAAAGCGCCCGACCCGTACGCGTATCCGGCTGCGCCTGACCTGCTCATCGACCGGCTAACCCAAGCGTCCGACAAGGTGACTATTTTGTTGACTGGGCCTTGCTCTAATCTGGTGTTGGCGCTGGAAAAAGCGCCGGAACTAGCTGACAAAATTGAGCAGATCGTCTGGATGGCGGGAGCCTTTACGGTATCGGGCAATGTGCAAACCTACCAGCACGACGGCAGTGCCGAGTGGAACGTCTTTTGGGACCCGGTTAGTACCCGAAAATTAGTGGAATGGCAATTGCCGCTTACGTTTATACCGTTAGATGTCACGAACCACGTACCCGTAACCAAAGCGTTTCTGTCCAAACTAGCCACCCAGATTGATTATCCACTTTCGAATCTGGCGGGGCAGTTCTGGGCCTTGACGCTGGACACGATTCCGGGCTATTATTACACGTATTTCATGTGGGATATTCTGGCAACCAGTTATCTGGCTATGCCTGAGCAGTTCAAAACGCAATCGGTACGCATGAACGTCTGTACGCGTCCACCCAACGCCGGACAAACCTATCTGGATGGAGCCGGATATGCCGCTACAATTGTCACGGACGTGAACGTCGAGAATTTCTACGAATACCTGCTCGGGCAATTCAAACGATAG
- a CDS encoding M20/M25/M40 family metallo-hydrolase, protein MKKLALLLLLGGYGALGQSLSKPEAAVIATVKKQMPETEAFLEKVVNINSGTLNIEGVRTVGKLMADELEKLGFKTEWVSLPDSLNRAGHLVATRQGKKGKKLFLIGHLDTVFEKSLPMEPFKRINDSTATGQGVNDMKGGDVLVIAALKALHTQKLLDDTSITIYFTGDEESSGGPESRRDFIERAKQCDLALAFETAQGLGSVTTGRRGSSGWTLNVKARSGHSSRIFSDLGYGAIYEAARILTEFRRTLGQEKYLTFNPGLIVGGAEVHYDEKTAKAEVVGKTNIVAGTALVKGDLRFLTETQKENARAKMREIVEKSLPLTKASISFTDGIPGMEPTAANDELRKQVDKISRDMGLGPVTAFDPGARGAGDVSFVAKYIPCLDGLGASGKGAHSIEETMNLKEYPFLIQRTAVLIHRLTR, encoded by the coding sequence ATGAAAAAATTAGCTTTACTTCTATTACTCGGCGGCTACGGCGCGTTGGGACAATCGCTTTCGAAACCGGAAGCCGCCGTTATTGCCACTGTTAAAAAGCAGATGCCTGAAACCGAAGCGTTTCTGGAAAAAGTAGTCAACATCAACAGCGGTACGCTCAACATCGAAGGCGTTCGGACGGTGGGAAAATTGATGGCCGATGAACTCGAAAAGCTGGGTTTTAAAACCGAATGGGTTTCCTTACCCGACTCGCTGAACCGGGCGGGTCACCTGGTAGCAACTCGGCAGGGCAAAAAAGGAAAAAAGCTATTTTTGATTGGCCATCTGGACACGGTATTCGAAAAATCGCTGCCGATGGAACCCTTCAAGCGCATCAACGATTCGACGGCGACGGGTCAGGGCGTCAACGACATGAAAGGGGGCGACGTGCTGGTGATCGCGGCTCTGAAAGCGCTTCACACCCAAAAACTGCTCGACGATACGTCCATTACAATCTACTTTACGGGGGACGAAGAAAGCTCGGGAGGCCCCGAAAGTCGCCGGGATTTCATCGAGCGAGCCAAACAGTGCGATCTTGCGCTAGCCTTTGAAACCGCGCAGGGACTCGGTAGCGTAACGACCGGACGGCGCGGATCGAGCGGCTGGACACTTAACGTAAAGGCCCGTTCAGGGCATTCATCCCGGATTTTCAGCGACCTGGGTTACGGAGCAATCTACGAAGCCGCCCGAATCCTGACCGAGTTTCGACGGACGCTGGGGCAGGAAAAATACTTGACGTTCAATCCAGGGTTGATTGTCGGTGGTGCAGAGGTGCATTATGATGAGAAAACGGCAAAAGCCGAAGTGGTTGGTAAAACCAACATTGTAGCGGGCACAGCGTTGGTCAAAGGCGATTTGCGGTTTCTGACCGAAACCCAGAAAGAAAATGCCCGCGCTAAAATGCGTGAGATCGTAGAGAAAAGTTTACCGCTGACCAAAGCCTCGATTTCGTTTACGGATGGTATTCCGGGCATGGAACCCACCGCAGCGAACGACGAGTTGCGCAAACAGGTCGATAAAATAAGCCGCGACATGGGTCTTGGTCCCGTTACGGCTTTCGATCCGGGGGCGCGGGGTGCGGGCGATGTATCGTTTGTGGCCAAATACATCCCTTGCCTGGACGGTCTGGGTGCTTCGGGCAAAGGGGCGCACAGCATCGAAGAAACGATGAACCTGAAGGAATACCCGTTCCTGATTCAACGCACGGCGGTACTCATCCATCGCCTGACGCGCTGA
- a CDS encoding DUF1624 domain-containing protein: protein MNRITTIDVTRGLVMVIMALDHVRDLLHTSATTQDPTDLAVTTAPLFLTRWITHLCAPTFVFLSGMSAYLSVKKQQHSPSSRLFLLKRGLVLILLELTLVNFAFWFDIQFRTILLQVIYAIGGGLVVVSLLARLPVRWVGSLGLVIIFGHNLLQAVPVPTSHAARFVESLFFRVNVFQPSPSFTLIVGYPLLPWLGIMLVGFAGGSLLDQPLVRRKQTLLRLGLASLGLFLLLRFINVYGDPVPWSVRKDTLFTMLSFINVTKYPPSLLYDLLMLGIALILLSLADGADNAITRWLTVYGKVPMFYYIIHWYAVHLLMIAMILIQGYAWHDIRPGTMSFGRPAGAGVELGLVYLVWGGLVLALYPLCRWYGRYKASHPSAVLLRYI, encoded by the coding sequence ATGAACCGAATTACGACCATCGATGTAACGCGCGGTCTGGTCATGGTCATTATGGCGCTGGATCATGTGCGCGACCTGTTGCACACCAGCGCCACGACGCAGGACCCTACCGATCTGGCGGTCACCACCGCACCGTTATTTCTGACGCGCTGGATCACCCACCTGTGTGCCCCCACGTTTGTTTTCCTGTCTGGTATGTCAGCGTATCTATCGGTGAAAAAACAGCAGCATTCGCCCAGTTCCCGGTTGTTTCTGCTCAAACGTGGTCTGGTACTGATCCTACTCGAACTGACCCTTGTCAACTTCGCCTTCTGGTTCGACATTCAGTTTCGCACGATACTGCTGCAAGTGATTTACGCGATCGGTGGCGGGTTGGTTGTTGTTTCGCTTCTGGCCCGGCTACCGGTCAGATGGGTCGGTAGCCTCGGTCTGGTCATTATCTTCGGGCATAATCTGTTGCAGGCGGTTCCGGTACCGACCAGTCACGCAGCCCGCTTTGTTGAATCGCTGTTTTTTCGGGTAAACGTTTTCCAGCCCAGTCCTTCGTTTACGTTGATTGTGGGTTATCCACTACTTCCCTGGCTGGGGATTATGCTGGTTGGATTTGCGGGCGGTTCACTCCTGGACCAACCGCTGGTACGTCGGAAGCAAACACTGCTACGGTTAGGGCTAGCGTCTCTGGGTTTGTTCCTGCTCCTGCGCTTTATCAATGTTTACGGTGACCCGGTTCCCTGGTCGGTACGAAAGGATACGCTGTTTACTATGTTGTCGTTCATCAACGTAACCAAGTACCCACCATCGCTGCTGTACGATCTGCTGATGCTTGGGATTGCGCTGATATTGCTGAGTCTGGCCGACGGAGCCGACAATGCAATCACTCGTTGGCTCACCGTATATGGCAAAGTACCGATGTTCTACTACATCATTCATTGGTACGCCGTCCATCTGCTGATGATTGCGATGATTCTAATTCAGGGATACGCCTGGCATGACATTCGACCCGGCACAATGAGCTTCGGACGACCGGCGGGTGCGGGCGTTGAGCTTGGACTGGTCTACTTGGTCTGGGGTGGTCTGGTGCTGGCCTTGTACCCGCTTTGCCGATGGTACGGTCGCTACAAGGCGTCTCATCCGTCGGCTGTACTGCTGCGGTATATCTAG
- a CDS encoding antibiotic biosynthesis monooxygenase family protein, whose product MFARVIQVPLKPESINEAIDYFRDSVGPALKQLDGFKNSRFLTNSETNKGLMVTLWESEAHRQDAENSGFLQGVLQKMGNYFAGPPTVDYYEVSVQVA is encoded by the coding sequence ATGTTTGCACGTGTCATTCAAGTACCCTTGAAACCGGAGTCGATCAACGAAGCCATCGATTATTTCCGGGATTCGGTTGGTCCGGCGCTTAAACAACTGGACGGTTTTAAAAACAGCCGTTTCCTGACGAACTCCGAAACTAACAAAGGGCTCATGGTCACGCTGTGGGAGTCGGAAGCGCACCGCCAGGATGCGGAAAACAGTGGCTTTCTACAAGGCGTATTGCAGAAAATGGGTAACTATTTTGCGGGTCCGCCAACGGTTGATTACTACGAAGTCAGCGTTCAGGTCGCTTAA